A window of Rhododendron vialii isolate Sample 1 chromosome 11a, ASM3025357v1 contains these coding sequences:
- the LOC131308082 gene encoding protein SRG1-like isoform X2, translating to MENKEDGNCFHEVKITDQDGLLRTIKVPVVQQLALNGIKHLPDQYINVPPDHPVVSSSVPDPSQTFPAIDVAQLRIGPGLDGLGRAQELVKLARVAKDWGLFLIVNHGIEDSVLQSVEDVVRGFFGLSFEEKKLSVGTYMNVDNMGYGQNFVRSENQRLTWIDRLAMKAAPREASEGLLVWPQNPANFRKVMEEYVEGARKVCNHLLEALAESLSLEKHVFLRNLDSKSSEINVRVNYYPQCPRPDLSLGITPHSDGSALTFLMQFGATGGLQVLKDAKWVTVPWPENKLLVGVGDLLEIMSNGRLKSPWHRVATKAEVERLSVALFYNPPSEVEIEPVKVEGPSNESYKKVIVGDYMRHYYKISPTIDKQAINFAKI from the exons ATGGAGAACAAAGAAGATGGCAATTGCTTCCACGAAGTCAAAATCACAGACCAAGATGGTCTCCTCCGAACCATCAAGGTTCCAGTGGTCCAACAACTCGCCCTCAACGGCATCAAACACTTGCCCGACCAGTACATAAACGTACCACCGGATCACCCAGTTGTCTCATCCTCCGTCCCCGATCCGTCCCAGACCTTTCCGGCTATAGACGTGGCCCAATTGAGAATTGGGCCGGGATTAGATGGTCTGGGGCGGGCTCAAGAGCTTGTTAAGCTTGCTAGGGTGGCTAAGGATTGGGGTTTGTTCTTGATCGTCAACCATGGGATAGAGGATTCCGTTTTGCAGAGCGTTGAGGATGTCGTGAGGGGATTTTTCGGGTTGTCGTTTGAGGAGAAGAAATTGAGCGTCGGGACGTATATGAACGTTGACAACATGGGTTACGGGCAGAATTTCGTGAGGTCGGAGAATCAACGGTTGACTTGGATTGACCGGTTGGCGATGAAGGCTGCTCCTAGGGAAGCAAGTGAAGGACTCCTTGTCTGGCCTCAAAATCCAGCCAATTTCAG GAAAGTCATGGAGGAATACGTAGAGGGAGCAAGAAAAGTCTGCAACCACTTACTAGAGGCCCTAGCAGAATCCCTTTCACTAGAAAAACATGTTTTCCTCCGAAACTTGGATTCCAAGAGCAGTGAAATCAACGTAAGGGTTAACTACTACCCACAATGCCCGAGGCCAGACTTGTCCCTGGGAATAACTCCACACTCCGATGGGAGTGCATTAACCTTCCTGATGCAATTTGGTGCCACCGGAGGGCTCCAAGTGCTCAAAGACGCGAAATGGGTCACGGTGCCATGGCCAGAAAATAAGTTGCTAGTCGgtgtgggagatttgttggagaTAATGAGCAACGGGAGGTTAAAGAGCCCTTGGCACCGCGTGGCGACAAAGGCCGAAGTGGAGCGATTATCAGTTGCTTTGTTTTACAATCCACCGTCTGAGGTAGAGATCGAACCTGTGAAGGTTGAAGGGCCAAGCAATGAGAGTTACAAGAAGGTGATTGTTGGGGACTACATGAGGCATTATTATAAGATTAGCCCTACAATTGATAAGCAGGCTATAAATTTTGCAAAGATTTGA
- the LOC131308082 gene encoding 2-oxoglutarate-dependent dioxygenase 11-like isoform X1, with product MENKEDGNCFHEVKITDQDGLLRTIKVPVVQQLALNGIKHLPDQYINVPPDHPVVSSSVPDPSQTFPAIDVAQLRIGPGLDGLGRAQELVKLARVAKDWGLFLIVNHGIEDSVLQSVEDVVRGFFGLSFEEKKLSVGTYMNVDNMGYGQNFVRSENQRLTWIDRLAMKAAPREASEGLLVWPQNPANFRQVMEQYAEEARKLCNHLLEALAESLSQEKHVFLENFDSENSEINVRVNYYPPCPRPDLALGQPPHSDASALTLLMQFGATGGLQVLKDAKWFTVPWPENTLLVSVWDLMEIMSNGRVKSSWHRVVTQADVERFSVALFYNPPPEAEIEPVEGEGPSDESYKKVAVGEYVRNSYKYSLAIDKQPMMNFAKN from the exons ATGGAGAACAAAGAAGATGGCAATTGCTTCCACGAAGTCAAAATCACAGACCAAGATGGTCTCCTCCGAACCATCAAGGTTCCAGTGGTCCAACAACTCGCCCTCAACGGCATCAAACACTTGCCCGACCAGTACATAAACGTACCACCGGATCACCCAGTTGTCTCATCCTCCGTCCCCGATCCGTCCCAGACCTTTCCGGCTATAGACGTGGCCCAATTGAGAATTGGGCCGGGATTAGATGGTCTGGGGCGGGCTCAAGAGCTTGTTAAGCTTGCTAGGGTGGCTAAGGATTGGGGTTTGTTCTTGATCGTCAACCATGGGATAGAGGATTCCGTTTTGCAGAGCGTTGAGGATGTCGTGAGGGGATTTTTCGGGTTGTCGTTTGAGGAGAAGAAATTGAGCGTCGGGACGTATATGAACGTTGACAACATGGGTTACGGGCAGAATTTCGTGAGGTCGGAGAATCAACGGTTGACTTGGATTGACCGGTTGGCGATGAAGGCTGCTCCTAGGGAAGCAAGTGAAGGACTCCTTGTCTGGCCTCAAAATCCAGCCAATTTCAG GCAAGTCATGGAGCAATATGCAGAGGAAGCAAGAAAACTGTGCAACCATTTACTAGAGGCTCTTGCAGAATCCCTCTCACAAGAGAAACACGTTTTCCTTGAAAACTTTGATTCCGAAAACAGCGAAATCAATGTGAGGGTAAACTACTACCCACCATGCCCAAGGCCAGACTTGGCCTTGGGCCAACCTCCACACTCTGACGCAAGTGCACTAACTTTACTAATGCAGTTTGGTGCCACCGGAGGGCTCCAAGTTCTCAAAGACGCGAAATGGTTCACGGTGCCATGGCCAGAAAACACGTTGCTAGTCAGTGTGTGGGATTTGATGGAGATAATGAGCAATGGGAGGGTAAAGAGCTCATGGCATCGGGTGGTGACACAGGCTGATGTGGAGCGATTCTCAGTTGCTTTGTTTTATAATCCACCACCCGAGGCGGAGATTGAACCTGTGGAGGGTGAAGGGCCAAGCGATGAGAGTTACAAGAAGGTGGCGGTGGGGGAGTATGTGAGGAATTCTTATAAATATAGCCTTGCAATTGATAAGCAGCCTATGATGAATTTTGCCAAGAATTGA
- the LOC131307751 gene encoding cyclin-D4-1-like isoform X1: MPHSPVNSAADSSAAPPSPPPDEAAVNHLIDSERHHMPRPDFLRSIDLTSRQDSVNWILKVHSHYQFGPVTAFLSVNYLDRFLSSNSLPQKANGWPFQLLAVACLSLAAKMEERYVPLLLDLQIFEPKFVFEPQTVQRMELWVMASLNWRLRSVTPFDYIDYFVSKLSRSGSESDFTGPVVAISSDLILDTLRVIDFSGFPPSLVAAAAVVAAARESADLPETFYERVNKEMVRSCLQLMEVYLMDTCPSVGHKDRSISEPPPPPSPDGVLDAAAACVSCDTRSENLVTGSMSGGSESREVGPQNKRLRSSASNI, encoded by the exons ATGCCTCACTCTCCGGTGAACTCCGCCGCCGATTCCTCCGCTGCGCCACCGTCGCCGCCGCCCGATGAAGCCGCCGTCAACCACCTCATCGACTCAGAACGCCACCACATGCCCCGACCCGACTTCCTCCGCTCGATCGACCTCACCTCTCGCCAAGACTCCGTCAACTGGATCCTCAAA GTACATTCGCATTATCAGTTCGGACCGGTGACGGCGTTTCTCTCCGTCAACTACTTGGATCGTTTCCTGTCGTCGAATTCCCTTCCG CAGAAGGCAAATGGGTGGCCTTTCCAATTACTAGCAGTGGCGTGTCTTTCACTGGCGGCGAAAATGGAGGAGCGTTACGTTCCACTGCTCCTAGACCTCCAAATCTTCGAACCCAAGTTCGTGTTCGAGCCCCAAACGGTTCAGCGAATGGAGCTCTGGGTCATGGCCAGTCTCAACTGGAGGCTTCGGTCCGTAACGCCTTTCGACTACATCGACTACTTCGTTTCCAAGCTCTCCCGTTCCGGCTCCGAATCGGATTTTACCGGCCCCGTTGTTGCAATTTCTTCTGATCTCATTCTCGACACCCTCCGCG TAATTGATTTCTCGGGTTTCCCGCCGTCCTTAGTTGCAGCTGCCGCCGTGGTCGCTGCTGCCAGGGAAAGTGCTGATTTGCCGGAGACCTTCTATGAGAGAGTAAACAAA GAAATGGTGAGAAGCTGTCTCCAACTAATGGAGGTGTACCTGATGGACACGTGTCCCTCTGTGGGCCATAAAGACCGGAGTATATCGGAGCCACCTCCCCCACCGAGCCCAGACGGCGTGCTGGATGCAGCGGCGGCGTGTGTTAGTTGTGACACGCGCTCGGAGAATCTAGTCACTGGCTCAATGTCCGGCGGCTCCGAGTCAAGAGAAGTCGGACCGCAGAATAAGCGACTCCGGTCATCTGCGTCAAATATATAA
- the LOC131307751 gene encoding cyclin-D4-1-like isoform X2 has product MPHSPVNSAADSSAAPPSPPPDEAAVNHLIDSERHHMPRPDFLRSIDLTSRQDSVNWILKVHSHYQFGPVTAFLSVNYLDRFLSSNSLPKANGWPFQLLAVACLSLAAKMEERYVPLLLDLQIFEPKFVFEPQTVQRMELWVMASLNWRLRSVTPFDYIDYFVSKLSRSGSESDFTGPVVAISSDLILDTLRVIDFSGFPPSLVAAAAVVAAARESADLPETFYERVNKEMVRSCLQLMEVYLMDTCPSVGHKDRSISEPPPPPSPDGVLDAAAACVSCDTRSENLVTGSMSGGSESREVGPQNKRLRSSASNI; this is encoded by the exons ATGCCTCACTCTCCGGTGAACTCCGCCGCCGATTCCTCCGCTGCGCCACCGTCGCCGCCGCCCGATGAAGCCGCCGTCAACCACCTCATCGACTCAGAACGCCACCACATGCCCCGACCCGACTTCCTCCGCTCGATCGACCTCACCTCTCGCCAAGACTCCGTCAACTGGATCCTCAAA GTACATTCGCATTATCAGTTCGGACCGGTGACGGCGTTTCTCTCCGTCAACTACTTGGATCGTTTCCTGTCGTCGAATTCCCTTCCG AAGGCAAATGGGTGGCCTTTCCAATTACTAGCAGTGGCGTGTCTTTCACTGGCGGCGAAAATGGAGGAGCGTTACGTTCCACTGCTCCTAGACCTCCAAATCTTCGAACCCAAGTTCGTGTTCGAGCCCCAAACGGTTCAGCGAATGGAGCTCTGGGTCATGGCCAGTCTCAACTGGAGGCTTCGGTCCGTAACGCCTTTCGACTACATCGACTACTTCGTTTCCAAGCTCTCCCGTTCCGGCTCCGAATCGGATTTTACCGGCCCCGTTGTTGCAATTTCTTCTGATCTCATTCTCGACACCCTCCGCG TAATTGATTTCTCGGGTTTCCCGCCGTCCTTAGTTGCAGCTGCCGCCGTGGTCGCTGCTGCCAGGGAAAGTGCTGATTTGCCGGAGACCTTCTATGAGAGAGTAAACAAA GAAATGGTGAGAAGCTGTCTCCAACTAATGGAGGTGTACCTGATGGACACGTGTCCCTCTGTGGGCCATAAAGACCGGAGTATATCGGAGCCACCTCCCCCACCGAGCCCAGACGGCGTGCTGGATGCAGCGGCGGCGTGTGTTAGTTGTGACACGCGCTCGGAGAATCTAGTCACTGGCTCAATGTCCGGCGGCTCCGAGTCAAGAGAAGTCGGACCGCAGAATAAGCGACTCCGGTCATCTGCGTCAAATATATAA
- the LOC131307751 gene encoding cyclin-D4-1-like isoform X3 → MPHSPVNSAADSSAAPPSPPPDEAAVNHLIDSERHHMPRPDFLRSIDLTSRQDSVNWILKVHSHYQFGPVTAFLSVNYLDRFLSSNSLPQKANGWPFQLLAVACLSLAAKMEERYVPLLLDLQIFEPKFVFEPQTVQRMELWVMASLNWRLRSVTPFDYIDYFVSKLSRSGSESDFTGPVVAISSDLILDTLRVIDFSGFPPSLVAAAAVVAAARESADLPETFYEREMVRSCLQLMEVYLMDTCPSVGHKDRSISEPPPPPSPDGVLDAAAACVSCDTRSENLVTGSMSGGSESREVGPQNKRLRSSASNI, encoded by the exons ATGCCTCACTCTCCGGTGAACTCCGCCGCCGATTCCTCCGCTGCGCCACCGTCGCCGCCGCCCGATGAAGCCGCCGTCAACCACCTCATCGACTCAGAACGCCACCACATGCCCCGACCCGACTTCCTCCGCTCGATCGACCTCACCTCTCGCCAAGACTCCGTCAACTGGATCCTCAAA GTACATTCGCATTATCAGTTCGGACCGGTGACGGCGTTTCTCTCCGTCAACTACTTGGATCGTTTCCTGTCGTCGAATTCCCTTCCG CAGAAGGCAAATGGGTGGCCTTTCCAATTACTAGCAGTGGCGTGTCTTTCACTGGCGGCGAAAATGGAGGAGCGTTACGTTCCACTGCTCCTAGACCTCCAAATCTTCGAACCCAAGTTCGTGTTCGAGCCCCAAACGGTTCAGCGAATGGAGCTCTGGGTCATGGCCAGTCTCAACTGGAGGCTTCGGTCCGTAACGCCTTTCGACTACATCGACTACTTCGTTTCCAAGCTCTCCCGTTCCGGCTCCGAATCGGATTTTACCGGCCCCGTTGTTGCAATTTCTTCTGATCTCATTCTCGACACCCTCCGCG TAATTGATTTCTCGGGTTTCCCGCCGTCCTTAGTTGCAGCTGCCGCCGTGGTCGCTGCTGCCAGGGAAAGTGCTGATTTGCCGGAGACCTTCTATGAGAGA GAAATGGTGAGAAGCTGTCTCCAACTAATGGAGGTGTACCTGATGGACACGTGTCCCTCTGTGGGCCATAAAGACCGGAGTATATCGGAGCCACCTCCCCCACCGAGCCCAGACGGCGTGCTGGATGCAGCGGCGGCGTGTGTTAGTTGTGACACGCGCTCGGAGAATCTAGTCACTGGCTCAATGTCCGGCGGCTCCGAGTCAAGAGAAGTCGGACCGCAGAATAAGCGACTCCGGTCATCTGCGTCAAATATATAA
- the LOC131307875 gene encoding nucleobase-ascorbate transporter 4-like, protein MLGTTVIIPSIIVPLMGGGQKEKAEVIQTSLFVAGLNTLLQTWFGTRLPVVIRSSYSFIAPALFIVLSDRYSKYVDPLERFEKSMRGIQGAMMIASIIPIFLGFFGIWRIFVRLITPVSAVPWVTLVGLGLYAQGFPQLAESLEIGLPELIILIILSQYIPHWIETKIGERFFERYAVLLSIAIVWLFAALLTASGAYITKSSSTQVSCHDQSGFISGAAWISFPYPWQWGTPSVDAGDVFVMIAAALVALIESTSVNIAAARFGSATFPPPSIFSRGAGWLGIGWLLDGSFGSASGSTVSVENVGLLAQTGSGSRRVVQISAGFMLFFAVFGKFGAILASIPLPIFAALQCISLAYETSAGLDLVQLCDLNKLRTKFIIGFSIFMGLSVPQYFYGYMGTSGCGPVHTHANWFDKFVEIIFTSPATVAAMIAVFLDCTIPPGRTDNGEIETDTDWVDMWQEYFANVFEEDPEFYSLPLGLSDCFPSV, encoded by the exons ATGCTGGGAACTACTGTCATCATTCCTTCCATTATTGTTCCTTTGATGGGTGGTGGCCAG AAGGAGAAGGCTGAAGTGATACAAACCTCGCTATTTGTCGCGGGATTGAACACTCTATTGCAGACTTGGTTCGGAACTCGGCTTCCAGTGGTGATACGTTCCTCATACTCATTTATTGCTCCTGCACTTTTCATAGTGTTATCTGATAGATATAGCAAATACGTCGATCCTCTGGAG AGGTTTGAAAAGTCAATGAGAGGGATTCAAGGAGCTATGATGATTGCATCCATTATCCCAATATTTCTTGGTTTCTTTGGTATTTGGAGAATCTTTGTGAG GTTAATCACGCCCGTTTCTGCTGTTCCTTGGGTAACGCTTGTCGGACTGGGGCTCTACGCTCAAGGTTTTCCTCAG CTGGCAGAATCTCTTGAGATTGGGCTACCAGAGTTGATTATCTTAATTATTCTATCTCAG TATATTCCTCATTGGATAGAAACCAAAATAGGAGAGCGCTTTTTTGAACGATATGCGGTCCTATTATCAATAGCCATTGTATGGCTATTTGCAGCACTTCTTACTGCATCAGGTGCATACATAACCAAATCTTCAAGTACCCAAGTCAGTTGCCATGACCAATCTGGGTTCATTAGTGGTGCTGCTTG GATAAGTTTTCCATATCCATGGCAATGGGGGACTCCAAGTGTTGATGCCGGGGATGTATTTGTGATGATAGCTGCAGCTCTTGTTGCTCTTATTGAG TCTACTAGTGTAAATATAGCAGCAGCAAGGTTTGGGAGCGCCACATTTCCACCGCCTTCTATTTTCAGCCGTGGTGCAGGGTGGCTG GGAATAGGTTGGTTGCTAGATGGTTCGTTTGGTAGTGCAAGTGGTTCCACTGTATCAGT TGAAAATGTAGGTCTTTTGGCACAAACGGGATCTGGAAGCCGAAGAGTGGTTCAAATATCAGCAGGATTCATGCTTTTCTTTGCTGTGTTTG GAAAATTTGGGGCTATTTTAGCATCTATTCCATTGCCGATCTTTGCAGCCCTGCAATGCATCTCATTGGCCTACGAGA CTTCTGCTGGTCTTGATTTAGTTCAACTCTGCGACCTCAACAAGCTCAGAACAAAGTTCATAATAGGTTTTTCAATCTTCATGGGCCTCTCAGTCCCACAATACTTCTATGGCTACATGGGAACTTCCGGTTGTGGTCCTGTTCACACTCATGCAAATTGG TTTGACAAATTTGTGGAAATCATTTTCACATCCCCGGCCACAGTAGCAGCTATGATCGCGGTGTTTTTGGATTGCACTATTCCACCGGGTCGTACTGATAATGGAGAGATTGAAACTGATACTGATTGGGTGGATATGTGGCAGGAGTACTTCGCGAATGTTTTCGAAGAGGACCCAGAATTCTATTCCCTACCTTTAGGCCTTAGTGATTGCTTTCCATCTGTTTAG
- the LOC131307159 gene encoding uncharacterized protein LOC131307159, with protein MAQQIEYFCKNEDFLDKSPDDAWDFLDELAEKYRNWEPSDLGNRSMAAQEPSGSDVLPSSVRDHNDVYHNNQAEVNVINERWDPYSNTYNSGWAQNPLLGWRDQKVPMQPQAPPQQQPQQFRPPQGQMTQFRYPPQNQQGFGPLSFGPPLGINNPMQDKQTDEMMKALTQSQINFTEQTKQVIGDIRTQLTQLTAVVGQVQQEKGIQSSLNPSLEEAKAITTLRSGKVINKNLPPKQKSVPLPVPVAAPAVVPDLGSVPEEKKESESPKVAVSALATPTTPSPPIAPYPHRLMAKPKANVNFQILKLFKKIQFPISLMEAIDAIPQFAKVLKDLCTSKLRTKSQDKVLLMEQLGLGDLRATPVTLQLADRSVRVPKGWWKMF; from the exons ATGGCCCAGCAAATTGAGTACTTCTGTAAAAATGAGGATTTTTTAGACAAGTCCCCAGATGATGCGTGGGATTTTCTAGACGAGTTGGCCGAGAAATACCGAAACTGGGAACCTTCAGACCTCGGTAATAGGTCCATGGCCGCTCAAGAACCCAGTGGATCTGATGTTCTTCCTTCGAGCGTGCGAGACCATAAT GATGTTTACCATAACAatcaggctgaggtgaacgTGATTAACGAGCGTTGGGACCcatattcaaatacctacaattcAGGGTGGGCCCAAAATCCACTTTTgggttggagggatcaaaaagtcCCAATGCAACCCCAGGCACCACCACAGCAGCAACCTCAGCAGttccggcctcctcaaggccaaatgacccaatttCGCTACCCACCTCAGAATCAGCAGGGGTTCGGTCCTTTATCTTTTGGACCACCTCTAGGCATTAACAATCCCATGCAggataagcagactgatgagatgatgaaggctctcacaCAATCTCAGATAAACTTCACTGAGCAGACCAAACAGGTgattggtgacattaggacccaattgacccagttaaCGGCGGTAGTTGGACAAGTCCAGCAAGAGAAGGGAat CCAAAGTAGTTTGAATCCCAGTCTAGAAGAGGCTaaggcgatcaccactctcagaagtgggaaggtgatcaACAAGAATTTACCTCCAAAGCAGAAATCGGTGCCACTCCCAGTGCCGGTAGCTGCACCAGCAGTCGTtccagacttgggaagtgttcctgaggaaaagaaagagtcgGAGTCTCCTAAAGTGGCAGTGTCTGCCCTTGCAACCCCCACGACTCCGTCGCCACCCATTGCTCCATATCCCCATCGCTTGATGGCAAAACCTAAGGCTAATGTGAACTTCCAGATTCTTAAGTTATTCAAGAAAATTCAGTTTCCTATCTcgttgatggaagccattgatgcCATCCCCCAGTTTGCgaaggttttgaaggatctgtgcactTCAAAACTGAGGactaagagtcaggacaaagtgcttctgatGGAGCAG CTTGGCCTCGGTGATTTGagagccacaccggtcacgctacagttggctgaccggagtgtgagagttCCGAAGGGGTGGTGGAAGATGTTTTAA